One Hevea brasiliensis isolate MT/VB/25A 57/8 chromosome 5, ASM3005281v1, whole genome shotgun sequence genomic region harbors:
- the LOC110636768 gene encoding F-box/LRR-repeat protein At4g14103 has product MESQERDRDRIGNLPDLVVHHILSFLNMRELAKLSLTSKNLREFCISIPFLTFDGMVWKKSLTDRMVFINFVDRFFALRKGMETQHVSIRWPLTTATSFEKFRVFTWLYNAIGCKVQWLELEFILKGVEVFSLPISVYHCKSLKKFEIDLHRSILEFPSSGGFYNLKSLSLRNVRINNDSFGEWISSFCKHLEELLLDHIDGVKNIMINSSTLERLTIDNPSSSKLSNIIISAEKLTSFLLFWRGRSSNPKLLKIFAPNLIRLIWESYLVDSYCLGKLNHLQVTGINVKQDPSLDRHEFSTNKNLSSLLDSICTTTNLYIDYECNEIMFKQGCLPSLFCNLSSLSIYTNNLDDCLVPAIASLLKGTPNLKTLTIKYHDYFLAKRLTKMESKSYGFTLGYWESQNLAFVHKLEKAAIELFHKGDNELELIKYLLKHATSLKKMAILYSSPLPSGINREVDDYEKAPTAEIVFFAVPQENS; this is encoded by the exons ATGGAGTCTCAAGAGAGAGATAGAGACAGAATCGGCAATCTTCCTGATCTGGTTGTCCATCACATCCTTTCCTTCCTCAACATGCGAGAACTTGCAAAATTGTCCCTTACTTCGAAAAACCTGAGAGAATTCTGCATATCAATTCCATTCTTGACTTTTGATGGTATGGTTTGGAAAAAGAGCTTGACTGATAGAATGGTGTTCATCAATTTTGTGGACAGATTTTTTGCTCTCCGTAAAGGAATGGAGACCCAACACGTTTCTATTCGCTGGCCTCTTACCACTGCCACTTCTTTTGAAAAATTTCGTGTTTTTACATGGCTTTATAATGCAATAGGATGTAAGGTTCAATGGCTTGAGCTTGAATTCATCCTCAAAGGTGTAGAGGTTTTCTCGTTGCCAATTTCTGTCTATCACTGCAAGTCTTTGAAGAAATTCGAAATAGACTTGCACAGAAGCATTCTTGAATTTCCCTCTTCAGGTGGCTTCTACAATCTCAAATCCTTATCTTTGAGAAATGTAAGAATTAATAATGATAGTTTTGGAGAGTGGATTTCATCTTTCTGCAAGCACCTTGAGGAATTATTGCTTGATCACATTGATGGGGTAAAGAATATTATGATCAATAGCTCCACCCTTGAACGTTTGACCATAGATAATCCTTCCTCTAGTAAACTGAGCAATATAATCATATCGGCAGAAAAGCTTACTTCGTTTCTCTTGTTTTGGAGAGGTCGTTCTTCTAATCCCAAGTTATTGAAAATCTTTGCCCCAAATCTTATTCGTCTGATTTGGGAGAGTTATCTTGTGGATTCATACTGCTTGGGGAAGTTGAACCATTTACAAGTTACTGGAATCAATGTCAAGCAAGATCCTTCCTTGGATAGGCACGAGTTTTCTACCAATAAGAACTTGTCAAGTCTACTTGATAGCATATGTACAACTACCAATCTATATATAGATTATGAATGCAATGAG ATTATGTTTAAGCAGGGTTGTCTACCATCACTCTTCTGTAATTTGAGTTCCCTCAGTATATATACCAACAATTTAGATGATTGTTTGGTGCCTGCTATAGCTTCGTTGCTCAAAGGAACACCTAATCTGAAGACTCTTACAATAAAATACCATGACTACTTCCTTGCTAAAAGA TTAACAAAAATGGAATCGAAATCATATGGATTTACCCTGGGATATTGGGAGTCTCAAAACCTAGCTTTTGTTCATAAATTGGAGAAAGCGGCAATAGAGCTTTTTCACAAAGGGGATAATGAGTTGGAGCTCATAAAGTACTTGCTCAAGCATGCTACATCTTTAAAGAAGATGGCCATCCTTTATTCATCTCCCTTACCATCTGGGATCAATAGAGAGGTAGATGATTACGAGAAGGCTCCTACTGCTGAAATAGTTTTCTTTGCAGTGCCTCAGGAAAATTCATAA
- the LOC110636790 gene encoding uncharacterized protein LOC110636790 isoform X2 → MAESTKNRTGNGRNEENEEEDYMGDLSQFLPPEISNSSNVSAEKILSNNTSAVQSSKKKSKTLSWQERRRLERERNQQEEDEQTLAKIEAPIPQSNIGFKLLQRMGYNPGSSLGKEGSGRAEPVGIEIRRTRVGIGREDPHKEKRKREELEAERKTRKEEALVAEFGSRQKSQWRSRRVVVNFRKAKAALDQLENKEVEEKKNEEEEEEAEQEEEEITEEDLQEILIKLRGEYRYCLFCGFQYETMEALLSNCPGTDEDDH, encoded by the exons ATGGCTGAATCAACGAAAAACCGAACAGGAAATGGACgaaatgaagaaaatgaagaagaagattacATGGGAGACCTGTCTCAATTCCTTCCTCCTGAAATCTCCAACTCTTCTAATGTCTCTGCCGAAAAG ATTTTGAGCAACAATACCTCAGCTGTTCAATCATCTAAGAAGAAGTCCAAAACTCTCAGCTGGCAAGAGCGGCGGAGACTCGAAAGAGAGAGAAACCAACAAGAAGAGGATGAGCAAACCTTAGCAAAAATAGAGGCTCCAATTCCACAATCTAACATTGGGTTTAAGTTGTTACAGCGAATGGGGTATAACCCTGGTTCATCACTTGGTAAGGAGGGCTCAGGAAGAGCTGAACCAGTGGGGATTGAGATTCGGCGGACACGAGTTGGGATCGGAAGGGAGGATCCGCATAaggaaaaaagaaagagagaggagctTGAGGCTGAGAGGAAGACAAGGAAGGAAGAGGCTTTGGTGGCAGAGTTCGGATCTAGGCAGAAGTCACAATGGCGGAGTAGGAGGGTTGTAGTAAATTTCAGAAAAGCAAAAGCAGCTCTTGACCAATTGGAGAACAAAGAAGTTGAGGAAAAAAagaatgaggaggaggaggaggaggctgAACAGGAGGAGGAAGAGATAACTGAGGAG GATTTGCAAGAAATATTGATAAAGTTGAGAGGTGAATATAGATACTGCCTGTTTTGCGGATTTCAG TATGAAACAATGGAAGCGCTTCTATCCAACTGCCCTGGAACAGATGAAGATGACCACTAG
- the LOC110636790 gene encoding uncharacterized protein LOC110636790 isoform X1 produces MAESTKNRTGNGRNEENEEEDYMGDLSQFLPPEISNSSNVSAEKSFVQILSNNTSAVQSSKKKSKTLSWQERRRLERERNQQEEDEQTLAKIEAPIPQSNIGFKLLQRMGYNPGSSLGKEGSGRAEPVGIEIRRTRVGIGREDPHKEKRKREELEAERKTRKEEALVAEFGSRQKSQWRSRRVVVNFRKAKAALDQLENKEVEEKKNEEEEEEAEQEEEEITEEDLQEILIKLRGEYRYCLFCGFQYETMEALLSNCPGTDEDDH; encoded by the exons ATGGCTGAATCAACGAAAAACCGAACAGGAAATGGACgaaatgaagaaaatgaagaagaagattacATGGGAGACCTGTCTCAATTCCTTCCTCCTGAAATCTCCAACTCTTCTAATGTCTCTGCCGAAAAG TCATTTGTGCAGATTTTGAGCAACAATACCTCAGCTGTTCAATCATCTAAGAAGAAGTCCAAAACTCTCAGCTGGCAAGAGCGGCGGAGACTCGAAAGAGAGAGAAACCAACAAGAAGAGGATGAGCAAACCTTAGCAAAAATAGAGGCTCCAATTCCACAATCTAACATTGGGTTTAAGTTGTTACAGCGAATGGGGTATAACCCTGGTTCATCACTTGGTAAGGAGGGCTCAGGAAGAGCTGAACCAGTGGGGATTGAGATTCGGCGGACACGAGTTGGGATCGGAAGGGAGGATCCGCATAaggaaaaaagaaagagagaggagctTGAGGCTGAGAGGAAGACAAGGAAGGAAGAGGCTTTGGTGGCAGAGTTCGGATCTAGGCAGAAGTCACAATGGCGGAGTAGGAGGGTTGTAGTAAATTTCAGAAAAGCAAAAGCAGCTCTTGACCAATTGGAGAACAAAGAAGTTGAGGAAAAAAagaatgaggaggaggaggaggaggctgAACAGGAGGAGGAAGAGATAACTGAGGAG GATTTGCAAGAAATATTGATAAAGTTGAGAGGTGAATATAGATACTGCCTGTTTTGCGGATTTCAG TATGAAACAATGGAAGCGCTTCTATCCAACTGCCCTGGAACAGATGAAGATGACCACTAG
- the LOC110636783 gene encoding squamosa promoter-binding-like protein 9: protein MEMGSGSLTESGTSNATSPPAESINGLKFGQKIYFENAGAKTPAKSAPGSSSSGSGAPSRKVHVGQQQQPPRCQVEGCKVDLSDAKAYYSRHKVCGMHSKSPKVIVAGLEQRFCQQCSRFHQLPEFDQGKRSCRRRLAGHNERRRKPPTGSVLSSRYNRLFSTIFDNSSRAGGILVDFSAYSRLSGRDAWPPARSCERVPGNQTTAVGRSLPHPPWQNSSQNPPSNIYMQGSASGTGFSNSVIPSGECYTGVSIADSSCALSLLSNQQWGPRNQASGLGVKDMVNNPQGASMAQSTAPHCAIVNQYPNHTWCFKGSEASSSSHQMCHDLCLGQISQPLNSQFSGDLDLSQQNTKQYMELDHSRAYDSSAQHMHWSL, encoded by the exons ATGGAAATGGGTTCGGGCTCTTTGACAGAGTCAGGTACCTCCAACGCCACTTCTCCACCTGCCGAGTCAATAAATGGGTTGAAATTTGGCCAAAAAATCTATTTTGAGAATGCGGGGGCTAAAACTCCGGCCAAATCTGCACCCGGGTCTTCATCTTCCGGGTCCGGGGCCCCGTCCAGGAAGGTTCACGTTGGGCAGCAGCAGCAGCCACCCAGGTGTCAAGTTGAGGGATGTAAAGTGGATCTGAGTGATGCTAAGGCTTATTATTCGAGGCACAAAGTTTGTGGTATGCACTCTAAGTCTCCTAAGGTCATTGTTGCTGGTTTGGAGCAAAGATTTTGCCAGCAGTGTAGTAG ATTTCATCAGCTTCCTGAATTTGACCAAGGAAAACGAAGTTGTCGCAGACGCCTAGCTGGTCATAATGAACGGCGGAGGAAGCCACCAACTGGATCAGTGCTGTCATCTCGCTATAACAGACTTTTTTCAACAATTTTTG ATAACAGCAGCCGAGCTGGGGGCATTCTTGTGGATTTCAGTGCTTACTCGAGGCTTAGTGGGAGGGATGCATGGCCGCCTGCAAGATCCTGTGAACGGGTGCCTGGGAATCAAACCACAGCAGTAGGAAGGTCCCTTCCTCATCCTCCATGGCAGAATAGCTCTCAGAATCCTCCATCCAACATTTACATGCAAGGTTCAGCAAGTGGGACTGGTTTTTCCAATTCTGTAATTCCTTCAGGAGAATGCTACACAGGAGTCAGCATCGCTGACTCTAGCTGTGCTCTCTCTCTTCTGTCAAATCAACAATGGGGCCCAAGAAACCAAGCATCAGGGCTTGGGGTGAAGGACATGGTTAATAATCCCCAAGGGGCTTCCATGGCTCAATCAACAGCTCCTCATTGTGCTATTGTCAATCAATATCCAAACCATACTTGGTGTTTCAAGGGCAGCGAAGCTAGTAGCAGTTCGCACCAGATGTGCCACGATCTGTGTCTGGGTCAGATTTCACAGCCTCTGAACAGTCAGTTCTCTGGTGATCTTGACTTATCTCAACAGAATACAAAGCAGTACATGGAACTTGACCACTCCAGAGCATACGACTCTTCTGCTCAGCATATGCACTGGTCGCTTTAA